The following proteins are co-located in the Tetrapisispora phaffii CBS 4417 chromosome 4, complete genome genome:
- the TPHA0D03570 gene encoding uncharacterized protein (similar to Saccharomyces cerevisiae YPL245W; ancestral locus Anc_6.273), whose protein sequence is MILKSITRTMTQSYRAAKRTKKSNYNGSNNGNNDKSSIAMDKLLNAELSEEQTMLKEKVMSFIRTNIMNYDAQEKPPKCAMFVIEGDAGTGKSLILNSLFNEIQKISNEKAFEKDPLYGRDNYLVVNHPEMLKLYVRMSKSFKYISRRSLERPTSLVNTLTKNNSIADVVIVDEAHLLATSKDAFKRFYGENHLKDLMSLSKVLLLVYDDKQALRMGSYWDENQKNGASLKSYYNTVHNDKKDWYRLKKQFRVCAPNDVLKWINDISVAGKIPKFPSSAKENSKSDFDFKIWDDCGAMYEALKIKDQELGQCRLLATYDFPYRLDGNDYFVTCGDNFKVRWDRYTPREVTPWSERKDTINEVGSVYTIQGFDLNYAGVILGRSVRYDKVNDAIALEPKLYDDHAGFTKKPNIHDIDDVKRKIIMNSMNVLLTRGIHGLYVYAWDPELRERLKATQCE, encoded by the coding sequence atgattttgaaatcaattaCGAGAACAATGACACAATCATATAGGGCTGCAAAGAGAACCAAGAAAAGCAATTACAATGGCTCGAACAATGGAAACAATgataaatcttcaattgCCATGGATAAGTTATTGAACGCTGAGCTGTCGGAGGAGCAGACAATGTTGAAAGAGAAGGTTATGAGTTTTATTAGaacaaatataatgaattatgATGCTCAAGAGAAACCTCCCAAATGTGCTATGTTTGTAATTGAGGGTGATGCAGGAACAGGTAAATCTCTGATATTGAACTCTCTCTTCAATGAGATCCAAAAGATATCTAATGAAAAAGCATTCGAGAAAGATCCCTTATATGGTAGAGATAACTACTTAGTTGTTAACCATCCTGAAATGTTAAAGCTATATGTTAGAATGAGTAAATcgtttaaatatattagtaGGAGATCTTTAGAAAGACCAACTTCCTTAGTGAATACTTTAACAAAGAATAACTCAATTGCTGATGTGGTTATTGTTGATGAAGCACATTTATTAGCAACTTCAAAAGATGCTTTTAAGAGATTCTATGGTGAAAACCATTTGAAAGACTTGATGTCATTAAGTAAGGTTCTATTATTAGTGTATGATGATAAACAAGCCCTAAGAATGGGTTCATATTGGGAtgaaaaccaaaaaaatggaGCAAGTTTAAAAAGCTACTATAATACTGTCcataatgataaaaaagatTGGTATAGActtaaaaaacaatttcGAGTTTGTGCTCCAAATGATGTTTTGAAATGGATCAATGATATAAGTGTTGCTGgaaaaattccaaaattCCCTTCTTCagcaaaagaaaattcaaagtCTGATTTTGACTTCAAAATTTGGGATGACTGTGGTGCCATGTATGAAGCATTGAAGATCAAAGATCAAGAATTAGGCCAGTGCAGACTATTAGCTACATATGATTTCCCCTACAGACTAGATGGGAATGATTATTTTGTTACATGCGGTGATAACTTCAAAGTTCGTTGGGATCGTTACACCCCTCGTGAAGTGACTCCATGGAGTGAAAGGAAAGACACTATCAACGAAGTTGGTTCTGTATATACAATTCAAGGATTCGACCTGAATTATGCCGGTGTGATATTAGGTAGATCTGTTAGATACGACAAGGTTAATGATGCTATAGCATTGGAACCCAAACTCTATGATGATCATGCTGGTTTTACTAAGAAGCCAAATATTCATGATATAGATGATGTTAAGcgaaaaattattatgaATAGTATGAATGTTCTTTTAACAAGAGGTATTCATGgattatatgtatatgcaTGGGATCCTGAACTAAGAGAACGCCTAAAAGCAACACAGTGTGAATAA
- the TPHA0D03580 gene encoding uncharacterized protein (similar to Saccharomyces cerevisiae RBD2 (YPL246C); ancestral locus Anc_6.274), translating to MLHWKSIYHAVYQDEKPSALTIGLPIFSIVFYFAIQYILSEESFEWVVDDYYLHFDSLFKFKLNALSMHALFFSTMFEMIVCLLLITIPLNIYEREHGTVFTGVFLNLITTFSSIFTCLIGKLLSKLGVIDLDQNYIPVAGMSGWLFVLLGFFTVRKKMKNNSRNILIQLHRSSVHIPTVMPSILLLVLYNILQFFIYQKNSSLLSVYHTVCLGIGYLISSKETYFAVLVPPSGLIMAIERVLNKLINLIPLFVQYYKEKDMKRTFLNAEDAEVDELAELPTYQN from the coding sequence ATGCTACATTGGAAATCTATTTACCATGCGGTATATCAAGATGAGAAGCCTAGTGCTCTTACTATTGGGTTACCTATATTTTCTATTGTGTTTTATTTCGCTATTCAGTATATTTTATCTGAAGAAAGCTTTGAGTGGGTAGTCGATGACTACTATTTGCATTTCGATTCgttatttaaattcaaactTAATGCTTTGTCAATGCATGCTCTTTTCTTCTCCACAATGTTTGAAATGATAGTTTGTCTTCTTTTAATTACCATCCCTTTGAACATATATGAAAGAGAGCACGGTACTGTGTTTACTGgtgtatttttaaatttaataactaCATTTTCCAGTATATTTACCTGCCTTATTGGTAAGCTACTATCGAAGCTGGGTGTTATCGACCTCGatcaaaattatatccCAGTTGCAGGTATGAGTGGTTGGCTGTTTGTGCTTTTAGGTTTTTTCACAGTAAggaagaaaatgaagaataactcaagaaatatattaatacaGCTTCATAGAAGTAGCGTACACATTCCAACAGTCATGCCATCAATACTTCTTTTGGTTCTCTATAACATACTCcagttttttatttatcaaaaaaattcttcACTATTATCGGTCTACCACACAGTTTGTCTTGGGATAGGGTACTTAATTTCCTCTAAGGAAACCTATTTTGCCGTACTTGTACCTCCATCTGGGTTGATAATGGCTATCGAAAGAGTTTTGAATAAGTTAATAAACCTAATCCCTCTATTTGTCCAATATTACAAAGAAAAGGATATGAAGAGAACGTTCTTAAATGCAGAGGATGCAGAAGTAGATGAATTAGCTGAATTGCCAACCTATCAAAACTAG
- the TPHA0D03590 gene encoding uncharacterized protein (similar to Saccharomyces cerevisiae YPL247C; ancestral locus Anc_6.276) codes for MDNYRSQRRSFISSGNFQRQQVGENNGNLMNQDMYPPIFNKNINYSENGVHQGNLAPADGNYSMNPNSPMYSPLNPAQPMQNMYSNSGMVSNPDALQNSTFSQLNQYRSFGGNRNSDMASTNSIDNVTVNAGPQSVYNGFKENLIYNNRNVVCEYESSRQLFALDWSVDDYVTLSSYKEDSLNKLQVIHSNDLLTWEKVAECNVTYPVSNIQWLPSVPNPRKLATSSECLRIWSLDDNSMDNSSVFNNNISNNSRHNTYKKSLTEQVNLSLCKYNEQHQIINNSTNSVSNKSNARLLGQLPPVTSFHWNSIDTNLLISSSIDTTCIVWDLQSSNYVKTQLIAHDSEVFDVKFLIQSTQLFASCGGDGSIRVFDLRALQHSTIIYETANDLQGNNTFNNDVTTKIDNSSANSLSHALLRLEPSPTDPNLIATFGLDKKAILILDMRNPGVPVLVLSGHSPSVNQIKWHPSKPYVLLSCGDDCQVLYWDLNSELNPKVTHLARNHMEASNNDANDHIDMNNSKQLNNNGVNSMNGNVDEQNMSSGNSDWKSQNEVKVLTVPSMCYSNKKQEVNNIIWRPQDGEWFGCVAGKKFQNVRLST; via the coding sequence atgGATAATTACAGGTCTCAAAGACGTAGTTTTATTTCGTCTGGCAACTTCCAACGCCAGCAGGTTGGCGAAAACAATggaaatttaatgaatcaaGATATGTATCCACCtatctttaataaaaacattaacTATTCTGAAAATGGGGTTCATCAAGGTAATTTGGCCCCTGCTGACGGAAACTATTCGATGAATCCAAATTCTCCAATGTATTCTCCTTTAAATCCAGCACAACCAATGCAAAATATGTATTCCAACTCGGGCATGGTATCGAATCCAGATGCATTACAAAATAGCACGTTCAGTCAATTGAATCAATATAGAAGTTTTGGTGGGAATAGAAACTCTGACATGGCATCAACTAATTCAATAGATAATGTTACCGTCAATGCAGGCCCCCAATCAGTATACAATGGTTTCAAAGAAAATctcatatataataacaGGAATGTTGTATGTGAGTACGAAAGTAGCAGACAATTGTTTGCACTAGATTGGAGTGTCGATGATTATGTCACGTTGAGTTCTTACAAAGAAGACAGTcttaataaattacaagTTATACattcaaatgatttattgACTTGGGAAAAAGTAGCCGAATGCAATGTCACTTATCCTGTCAGTAATATCCAATGGTTACCTTCGGTTCCTAACCCAAGAAAACTAGCAACATCATCCGAATGTTTGAGAATATGGTCTTTGGATGACAATTCAATGGATAATTCATCtgtattcaataataatatatctaaCAATAGCAGACACAATACCTATAAAAAATCTTTAACGGAACAAGTGAACCTGTCTCTTTGTAAATACAATGAACAGCAtcaaattatcaataatagTACGAACTCTGTTAGTAATAAATCAAACGCAAGATTGTTGGGTCAACTTCCACCAGTGACTTCATTCCATTGGAATTCTATCGAtactaatttattaatatctaGTTCCATAGATACAACATGTATAGTATGGGACTTGCAAAGTTCAAATTATGTGAAAACTCAGTTGATTGCACATGATAGTGAAGTGTTTGATGTCAAATTCTTAATCCAATCAACTCAATTGTTCGCTTCATGTGGTGGAGATGGTAGTATTAGAGTTTTTGACTTAAGAGCTTTACAACATAGTACCATCATATATGAGACAGCAAATGATTTGCAGGGAAATaatacttttaataatgatgtaacaacaaaaattgaCAACAGTTCGGCAAATAGTCTTTCTCATGCTCTATTGAGATTAGAACCATCCCCAACAGACCCTAACTTGATTGCCACTTTTGGACTAGACAAAAAAGCTATATTAATTCTAGATATGAGAAATCCAGGAGTTCCTGTTTTGGTTTTAAGCGGGCATTCTCCATCTgttaatcaaataaaatggCATCCTAGCAAACCAtatgttttattatcatgTGGTGATGATTGTCAAGTATTGTATTGGGATTTGAATAGTGAATTAAATCCTAAAGTAACCCACCTCGCAAGAAATCATATGGAAGCCTCCAACAACGATGCTAATGATCATATAGATATGAATAACAGTAAACAATTAAACAATAACGGTGTCAATTCAATGAATGGCAATGTGGATGAACAAAATATGTCATCTGGAAATTCTGATTGGAAGTCTCAAAACGAAGTTAAAGTATTAACTGTACCAAGTATGTGTtattctaataaaaaacaagaagttaataacattatatGGAGACCACAAGATGGTGAATGGTTTGGTTGCGTTGCTGGTaaaaaattccaaaatgTAAGATTGAGTACTTAG
- the TPHA0D03600 gene encoding uncharacterized protein (similar to Saccharomyces cerevisiae SGS1 (YMR190C); ancestral locus Anc_6.278): MLNKPQNTLNKEYAWLKKNEDSVYETQSTYNIITGVLNNFDDVKVNEKKKPALGLSNPSNLQEIINIQSIIIGLFEERDRMLSYKCDILGSTSLSPESKKFKILNEIQTKLLNLKNEIAEYQEILSNLKVIKNNDVPKLAAPDMNTQLCKEDIIKEEHIHVSSNEITEDVKKDQDQKLDCDENFVDEDSQYSADTTTIYSDEEKMLMNGINITTATSVNQTDAAPIINDVIIGSNTVVQLNSNHGKMPEYKSTITSNNKRTLRFKNTINYKIPDADDPFDYVMAASKPLKYSTITSGSIEKDEPDDYEKNYLATQNMNNTEDSVHDSDLEFVDGSYYNTSHDFDYKESEHTVDNDDDEIIEASDADISVHENSHLPIIKESIILLSPSKTAYEGNISNENVPIINVSDEDLNQDLIIEDSNLSAFSYNLIDQFSDVEMVESGSEKIHNTGDSETEELPISQKELDREIFDLERENFSQKNNLKHIEDELQVISETCMSNEVTTTMVAKEHSINIESNINDRSDAALSFPWSSEVLFRLKNSFNLNSFRPNQLEAINSTLNGRDVFVLMPTGGGKSLCYQLPAIVKSGKTSGTTIVISPLISLMHDQVEHLLNINIKASMISSKSPAAQRKKTFNLFINGLLDLVYISPEMMSASQQCKRAIKRLYETNKLARIVVDEAHCVSNWGHDFRPDYKELKLFKREYPTIPLIALTATANEQVQLDIINNLGVRNPLLLKQSFNRTNLDYIIRTKSKNTVNEICSSLKTDFKNQSGIIYCNSKISCEQVAQQIASQKIRTAFYHAGMTPSERLKIQKAWQNNQVQVICATVAFGMGIDKPDVRFVIHFTIPRTLEGYYQETGRAGRDGLPAQCITYFSFKDVRSLQTMIQRDKSLNKENKLKHLEKLQQVVSYCDNVTTCRRQQVLKYFNEDIDPSVCLKQCDNCRNSGNFSIEERDVTNEAKMIINLIGTLKDERVTRIYCQDIFKGSRSAKILQSGHNLIKDHAAGKHLSKLEIERIFSQLVTLRLLEEYPIVNASGFASHYIKLGIAAKKFLKDNTTLKMEFIINNSSSRPNSNRSSSRTLITTNLNVTGIERHQSDLQENNMIKKTTISTESNSIQDQPYLNSAYKKLKELSLSLGQHVNPPTTEFLSEDILKKLAKELPKDEPSFKILVNNDPSYNQKFKYFKDTIMVLRSNFGLLNKAKKTNTVTSSSALIIPHSHNFELEFSESSLNSEIIRQIRDTQDVDSQTNEESLLNSKGKKKRKSTFSKGSRKYKSYKRFKKK, encoded by the coding sequence ATGCTCAACAAACCCCAAAATACTCTAAATAAGGAGTATGCTTGgctaaaaaaaaatgaagattCAGTGTATGAAACTCAATCTacttataatattataacaGGTGTGCTGAATAACTTTGATGATGTAAAAGTAAATGAGAAAAAGAAGCCGGCACTAGGTCTTTCAAATCCATCTAATTTACaggaaataataaatatccaaagtattattattggattatttgaagaacGAGATCGTATGTTGAGTTATAAATGTGATATCTTGGGGTCTACTTCTTTGTCTCCAGAAtctaaaaaatttaagattttaaatgaaatacaaactaaattattgaacttgaaaaatgaaatagcAGAGTATCAAGAAATtctatcaaatttaaaggttattaaaaacaatGATGTACCAAAACTTGCAGCACCAGATATGAATACACAACTTTGCaaagaagatattattaaagaagaacATATCCATGTTTCATCTAATGAAATTACTGAAGATGTTAAAAAGGATCAAGATCAAAAGTTAGACTGTGATGAAAATTTTGTGGATGAAGATTCTCAGTATTCAGCTGATACAACTACAATTTATtcagatgaagaaaaaatgcTAATGAATggtataaatataacaacagcaacatcGGTTAACCAAACCGATGCAGCACCAATAATTAACGATGTAATTATAGGATCAAATACTGTTGTCCAGTTAAATTCGAACCATGGAAAAATGCCTGAATACAAGAGCACAATTAccagtaataataaaagaactTTAAGGTTTAAAAACACTATTAACTATAAGATACCAGATGCAGACGATCCATTTGATTATGTAATGGCTGCCTCCAAacctttaaaatattcaaccATAACCAGTGgttcaattgaaaaagatgAACCAGATGActatgaaaaaaattacttGGCAActcaaaatatgaataatacTGAAGATTCAGTACATGATAGTGATCTCGAATTCGTCGATGGGAGCTACTATAATACCTCTCACGATTTTGATTACAAAGAAAGTGAACATACAGTTGATaacgatgatgatgaaattattgaagCATCAGATGCTGATATAAGTGTTCATGAAAACAGTCATCTGCCAATCATAAAAGAAAGTATAATCTTATTATCTCCGTCAAAGACTGCTTATGAAGGCAACATTTCTAATGAAAATGTGCCGATAATAAATGTATCTGATGAAGATTTGAATCaagatttaattattgaagatAGTAACCTATCTGCATTCTCTTATAATTTGATAGATCAGTTCTCAGATGTAGAAATGGTAGAGAGTGGATCAGAGAAGATCCATAATACGGGAGATAGCGAGACCGAAGAATTGCCTATTTCCCAAAAGGAACTAGATagagaaatatttgatttggAGAGAGAAAATTTCTCTCAAAAGAACAACTTGAAACACATAGAGGACGAATTACAGGTGATATCTGAAACATGTATGAGCAATGAGGTAACAACTACCATGGTCGCTAAGGAACATAGTATCAACATAGAATCAAACATTAACGATAGGTCGGATGCTGCATTATCTTTCCCATGGAGTTCAGAAGTATTATTTCGATTGAAAAATAGCTTTAACCTGAATAGTTTTAGACCTAATCAATTAGAAGCAATAAATTCCACTTTGAATGGAAGAGATGTGTTTGTATTAATGCCAACAGGTGGTGGCAAATCTCTATGCTACCAATTACCTGCAATAGTAAAATCAGGGAAAACCTCAGGAACTACAATAGTAATATCGCCTCTAATATCTTTAATGCATGACCAGGTTGAACAccttttgaatataaatattaaagcTTCTATGATAAGTTCAAAAAGTCCAGCTGCTCAAAGGAAAAAGActtttaatctttttatcAATGGATTGTTAGATTTAGTATATATTTCACCAGAAATGATGAGTGCTTCTCAACAATGCAAACGAGcaattaaaagattataCGAAACAAATAAGCTTGCTAGAATAGTAGTTGATGAAGCTCATTGTGTCTCCAATTGGGGTCACGACTTTAGACCAGATTATAAAGAATTGAAGCTTTTTAAGAGAGAATATCCAACAATACCGTTAATTGCTCTTACAGCTACAGCTAATGAACAAGTTCAACtggatattattaataatttaggaGTTAGAAAtcctttattattaaaacagAGTTTCAATAGAACCAATTTGGATTATATTATTCGTACTAAATCAAAGAATACTGTCAATGAAATCTGTAGCAGTCTGAAAACAGATTTTAAAAACCAATCCGgtattatatattgtaattcaaaaatatccTGTGAACAGGTAGCTCAACAGATAGCTAGCCAAAAAATCAGAACGGCTTTTTATCACGCTGGAATGACACCATCAGAAAgattaaaaatacaaaaagCCTGGCAAAATAATCAAGTTCAAGTTATTTGTGCTACTGTAGCTTTTGGTATGGGTATAGATAAACCCGATGTTAGGTTCGTAATTCACTTTACTATTCCACGAACCCTTGAAGGCTATTATCAAGAAACTGGTAGAGCAGGTAGAGATGGACTCCCAGCTCAATGTATAACttatttttcattcaaaGATGTTAGAAGTCTACAGACAATGATCCAGAGAGATAAATCATTgaacaaagaaaataaacTAAAACATTTAGAGAAATTACAGCAAGTAGTCTCATATTGTGATAATGTTACGACATGTCGACGCCAGCAAGTTTTAAAGTACTTCaatgaagatattgatCCATCAGTTTGCCTTAAGCAATGTGATAATTGTAGAAATTCTGgtaatttttctattgaagaaagagaTGTAACTAATGAGGCAAAAATGATTATTAACTTAATTGGGACTTTGAAAGATGAACGAGTAACAAGAATTTATTGCCAAGATATCTTTAAAGGATCACGCTCTGCTAAAATACTTCAATCTGGTCATAATCTAATTAAGGACCATGCGGCAGGAAAACATCTatcaaaattagaaattgaAAGGATATTTTCTCAGTTAGTTACATTGAGACTTTTGGAAGAGTATCCCATTGTTAATGCTAGTGGATTTGCATCTCATTACATTAAACTTGGGATCGCTGCaaaaaaattcttaaaaGATAACACCACTCTTAAAATGGAATTTATCATAAacaattcttcttcaagACCAAACTCAAATAGATCTTCGTCACGAACTCTAATAACTACCAATTTAAATGTCACTGGTATAGAAAGACATCAATCTGATTTACAGGAGAATAATATGATAAAAAAGACGACAATAAGCACAGAATCAAATTCTATTCAAGATCAACCCTACTTGAATTCTGcatacaaaaaattaaaggagCTTTCGCTCTCTTTAGGCCAACATGTTAATCCCCCTACAACTGAGTTTCTCTCGGAagatatattgaaaaaactgGCAAAGGAATTACCTAAAGATGAACCttcattcaaaatattagtAAACAATGATCCATCTTACAATCAAAAGTTTAAATACTTTAAAGATACAATAATGGTTCTGCGATCCAACTTTGGCTTATTAAACAAAGCAAAAAAGACGAATACAGttacttcttcttcagcGTTGATAATTCCACACTCTCATAATTTTGAGTTGGAATTCTCAGAGTCCTCATTAAATTCTGAAATAATTCGTCAAATAAGAGATACTCAAGATGTTGATTCCCAAACAAATGAGGAGTCTCTGCTAAACAGCAAAGGtaaaaagaagagaaaatCAACATTTAGCAAAGGTTCTAGGAAATATAAATCCTACAAGagattcaaaaaaaaataa
- the MRPL24 gene encoding mitochondrial 54S ribosomal protein bL28m (similar to Saccharomyces cerevisiae MRPL24 (YMR193W); ancestral locus Anc_6.282), whose protein sequence is MSVNNCPLTVKRHFSSSLIILREWKLVETRRIAKQPDFQIGGEKPLYIPKKRKVFPDYKYGESNLFKQSNQGLFGGSFIQFGNNISESKIKTRRTWLPNIIKKSLWSETLNKPITLKLTAKVLKTITKEGGIDNYLLKDKAARIKELGPTGWKLRYSILSAKDKQLNPPHKDAKTVTTNSGEVKKIYYDVEVNGKPFKITVGRRQLLSLLFAKEQLNKKCDGIVYSHKEFIEESQKSTISDILSKLDKYGYDLSTISL, encoded by the coding sequence ATGAGTGTCAACAACTGTCCATTAACGGTAAAAAGACATTTCTCGTCAAgtttgattattttaagAGAATGGAAGCTTGTTGAAACAAGACGAATTGCAAAACAACCTGACTTTCAAATCGGTGGTGAAAaacctttatatattccaaagaaaagaaaagtgTTTCCAGATTATAAATATGGagaatcaaatttattcaagCAGAGCAACCAAGGGCTATTTGGTGGTTCATTCATACAATTCGGCAACAATATCTCGGAAAGTAAGATTAAAACAAGAAGAACATGGTtaccaaatattattaaaaagagTCTTTGGAGTGAAACTTTGAACAAGCCAATAACTCTAAAATTGACCGCAAAAGTTTTGAAAACTATCACTAAGGAAGGTGGTATTGACAATTATTTGTTAAAGGATAAAGCTGCCagaattaaagaattagGTCCAACTGGTTGGAAACTACGTTATTCCATTTTAAGTGCGAAAGATAAGCAGTTAAATCCTCCACATAAAGATGCCAAGACAGTGACTACCAATTCGGGAGAAGttaaaaagatatattatGACGTTGAAGTGAATGGGAAGCCATTCAAAATAACTGTCGGAAGAAGACAGTTAttaagtttattatttgcaaaagaacaattaaacaaaaaatgtGATGGTATAGTTTATTCCCATAAAGAATTCATAGAAGAGTCACAAAAATCAACGATCAGTGACATACTATCTAAATTGGATAAGTATGGTTATGATCTATCTACGATATCtttataa